ACgaaaattcaatattttaataagaccaaagacctatgtaacttcGTATAAGAagaatagtctaaggaaaaaacgtgccttggaaATCAGGATAAATTGATTCTCGGACAGGTGGCGCCTACACCTTttgcctattctcggctagatagcgttgacggtttcgtttgttatttaacacatatcagtgaaataacatgggtcaaaatcatataaaaataataaatacaaataaaaaaaatcatatattatttacattttttggtatttttatacatttacattcgtgtgtcgatagatggcagtaaatttacagtAGGGTGGGGTTTGTAGGGTCGGTTAGAGGTaccctatatattctctttaatAACACTGTATCGTGCTTGCACACACGTAGAGGTCCTCCCAAGATATTAGAGAGACGGGAATATACCCCTACAAGTTTTAGTAACTTTGTAATCAACACATGAGATGTTCCCCGCAGAAAGTTGAAACCGAGTAACTTATTTACATTTGGAGTATGAAAATTGAGTGCACTCCGTAATTAAGTCCTAGTGTTTTGAAACAGTCAAACGAGTACGGAATGGAAGTAAtgtaaagtaaaaatttatttGTGGAACACAGGTAATACAGTTAAGgtcttatatataaaataataaatagagctCTGTGTTTTACCTATTggcgtacaaatattaaaaacttaaaaataatggtGACTcattatgttaataataaattatttcagttaAATGTCATTGGGATaacaatatatatacctataatgcaTGTAATACATATGTACCATACATATTTCAGTTAAACAAACATTACTTATTAGTACTATTACGGCAATAAACATTTAGAGTAgaataatatattgtttaacatccaaataaaaataataacattacacAAATCACATAATTACAGTCAATGTTAAACTATTATATAAAATGGACAAGTTATAATTGTTTTAGGTGTCTGCAAGAAAATCACTTCGGAGTAATAGCAATTGTTAATTAAGTATGTTTTTAGTTGTATTTTAAACTGGTCAGGCTGCAGGCACTTTATGTAGTGTGGGATGTAGATTTGTAATGCAATTgctgatttgtaattttttttacatacatattctATATGGTTTTTCCACGTCAGTTGATCATCAATCATAAGCCCTAAAAATTTTGTTACAGCTACTCTGTCTATTGTATTATTGTCATATTTAACATTGATACTATGAAATGTTTTTCGTTGGTGAAAGTGCATGTTATCATTTCATTTAAAACTGAATTTATATCTTGTTCAAGTCCCGCacccaaaaaaaattatgatctccatacaaactttcagccctttttcaccaccttaggggatgaattttgaaaaaccccttcttagtggatatcagcgttataaaaactacctattgtgaaaaattcagctctctaggtccaacggtttgggctgggcgttgatttaagtgagacagtcagtcagtcaggacttttacgtttatatatatatatagattcaCATGCATATAGAAATACGCATGTCAAAATTTATTAAACCGTATTGTTTACAGAACATGACGAAAAACTAGACAAAGGGTTATATATGGTCATCAAATACTACACCGAAGAGAAAAAGGTGtttacaaatatgtaacaaCGACTCTGCCGAGGCCTGTCATATATTTGAGTAGTATGGATTACTCAAAAAATAATAAGATGAGATCTAATGACTTCTAGTCTTGCAggacaattcgaacgtacagtaACATCAGAATTCAATTATATCAATCATGTTAtatagttatcgtgcatttcgctcgtacgtccgtacatgtattggcgcgggcgagacgcacgataattaaataacatgattacaattaccttaccttaccttaccttatagggataagctcgcctttgtacctaaatttatatgaatttcatgttaacaatttttcgTTTTGTACAATTGTTGGCGATGCGCTCTTTATATCTGTAGCTAGttatgttttacttataaaaatcATTGTCGTGTTAAATTAGACTTTAATAGTTTAGACTTAAGGCTGAAAATTGTTTGTATCATATCTAATGCAACTCGTTGCTATGTGCCGCCAGGCAGTCCGCTGCTGGCCGCGAGCCTATGCACATACGCTCTCGTGACATTTTTTGTAATTGCgtgttttacataatatatcttcGTGTTAGAACCTCGGCCTTTTCTTCATACGAACCCCATACAGTCAACAAAGTGGTCTTCGAACCGGATCCATGCACCGCACTCCGACTACGATTGAAACGCGGCGGTCAAAAGCGCGTCGTGCAGAACAATTAAAGAGGCTTCTAGAAGAACAAAGAATGTCTGAAAAGGGCGAGACGTGTGAAGCACCTTATGGTCAAAGTTCTACAGCCAGGTTGGAAGAAATTAAGCCACTTTCAAGTATTCCGAATGATTTGGTTATCATAAAACCAACGGAGGGTAGCGTGAAGTCTGAACCAACCGCGGTagaattaataaagaaaaaaataattcataCTTCTGCTTCGTATGTTAATGCCAGCAAAGCTAGCAGCAAGGGCTCAAGAACTTCATCGGCTTCTAGAACAGCAAAGAAGAAGCAACTTTTGTTAGAAGCCGCAAAACAAAAAGCTGTCATACAGATGGAGATCATCGATAAGACTCTGGATGCTCAATTAGCAGAGCTGGACGACGAGGAACAAGTGTACGGTTCACAAGTAAGTCGAAGGAGCTATTCTCGAAGTCGCGTTGAAAATTGGGTGGAAAATCAGAGCAACTTGGAATCGCAAGACGATTTGCAGCCAGCCCCCGATAATGGCATAATTAACATGGGCGAGTTGCATCAGCAAGTGTCACATGTACCGCCCGAGCCCGGTCCAGCGCCACGCGCCGCCACGCCCGCGCCAGCCCAGGCGCCCGTGCCGGCCGCTCCGCTGCCGCCGCCCGACGGCACCGTCATGGCACTCAACAATGCGATACAAGTTATGGCCGATGCTGTGAAGAATATCTCCACTGCCAGCGCACCGAATACCAGCCTACTCAGTCGACTCAGCACGCCAAAAGATCTCCCCGAGTTCTCTGGCGATTATTTAGAATGGTTGCAGTTTAAACAAGCATATAACGAGTCTACTGAGTTATGTAAATTCACCGATAAGGAGAACCTTTGGAGGCTTAGAAAATGTTTGCGCGGAGCCGCTAAGGATGCAGTCAACGCTTTGTTCATAAGTGCCACGTCACCTGAGAAAGTCATGTCGGCGTTGGAACTACGATATGGTAACTCCGAGTGCATCATTTCCCGCATATTGTACGACATTAAAAAGCTTCAACCATTGCACCAAGATTACCACAAAGATATTATAACGTTCTCGTTAAAAGTTCAGAACTACGTGGAAGCAGTACGAGCGGTCGGTCAAGAGGAGCACCTACAGGGGGTAAACATAGTTTCCATAATTTTATCTAAGCTGCCGACCGTACTAATATCGAAGTGGTCAGATTATAGCTTCAATTTAATCAAAGATGGTAAAAAACCTAGATTGGTCATCATGTCTGACTTTCTTAACGAGGAGGCAGTCAAGATTTCAACCACTGCAAGTACCTATATGGCCACTAAAAGTGAGAGTTACAAACATAAAACCTCAGACACTAACAACGCACGTAACTATACAATATTAGTGCACGGCGAAGGAAGCGATAAAAAATGCCTATTTTGCCGAACATCTGTTCACAAGATAACCGATTGTAAACAGTTTAAACGAGCGCTGCGCAAAGTCAGGTGGCAATTCGTTAGAAAAAACGGCTTATGTTATAAATGCCTATTATCGAAACACGAACGAGAATCGTGCCGTGCGCCTGCTTGCGATAAGGACGATTGTGGCGAAGCACATCATCGACTCCTGCACTACACGGTAAATAAGATCGAAGTACCGCttgcgtcatcatcatcatcgggcCCTTCGAGTTCTACAACATGTCCTACTACGAGTGCGTCAACGCAGCAAGACCTCGAATCCAAATCTGTTCCTGAGACTTTGACGCATATTAACGTAAGTGATAAAACGGTGTTGCTGAAAGTAGTACGTATCAATGTTCACGGACCTACCGGTGTATTTTCAACTACGGCCTTATTGGACGATGGTTCTTCGATTAGTTTAATAAGTTCGAAATTAGCGCGGCGCGCGGGATTAAGTGGACGTACTAGCACGTTTTGCACACAAGGTGCATTTCTCGGCAGCGAATTAGTGCGCGATTCTACCATTGTGAATGTGAACATTACGGGTATAGACAATAAGGTGCATAATTTAAGAGTGCGTAGTGTCGACGATTTGAGTGTACCGTTGCAAAGTTTatcagttttaaaatgtactaaCTTTACTCATTTAAAAGATATTAGAGATAAATTATGTACTTCCGATTCAAAACCTGAGATGTTAATAGGTCAAGataattatcatttaatgtTGCCTTTACAAATTAGAGAAGGTAAAAATAACGAGGGGTATGCTAGCCTCACTCCCCTGGGTTGGTGTGCTCATGGGAAGATGTACGTGCCGCAGGGCGTCCGCCCGCCCACGCAGGTCGAGTCTaacctttttatttcagatatgGAGGACACGACGGATACCTCAGAGGGTCTCGATCTGTTAAGGCAGATCCATGAGGAGGTCCGCCTGTCATTCAAAGTGGACACGATGGGCGTGACATGCGCGCCGCGGCAGAACGCGCAGGACGCGCGCGCCGTGGCGCAGCTGCAGCAGTCAGCGGAGCTGCGCGCCGGCCGCTGGCATGTCGGCCTGCCGTGGAAGGAGGACCACCCATCCATGCCTGACTCGTATCCTAGCGCTCTTAAAAGGATGAAAGGTATcgaaaataaaatgacaaaagACTCTGGTTTTGCTGAAAGGTATCGGGAGCGTGTGACGCATTTACTTCAAAATGATTACGCATCTCAGCTGTCAGATACTCAGGTGAGGCCCAAAACATGGTATCTCGCTCATTTCGGAGTAGATAACGTCAACAAAAAGCGTCTGCGTTTGGTCTTCGACTCAGCAAATAAGGTAAATGGCTTATGTTTAAACGATTTCTTATTAACAGGTCCCGATTTGCTGTCGTCACTATTTGGTATTATGTTACGCTTTAGGGAAAACAAGATTGGAGTAACTGGCGACATCAAGGATATGTTTTTAAGGATCAAGATTCGAGTCGAAGATCAACACGCTTTAAGGTTCCTATGGAGGGACAACCCTACTGACGTACTAAAAACGTATGTTATGACATCACTTCCGTTTGGGGCTAATTGCAGTCCTTTTGTTAGTCAGTTTATCAAAAACTTGAACGCGCGACGGTTCGAGTCAACTATGCCGGACGCTGTCGATGCGATATGTAACTCACATTACGTAGATGACTACATAGACAGTTTTGCAGACGAAACCGCGGCCATCAAAATGGtaagaaatataaatttaattcacAGTGCCGGCGGTTTCGAGATGAGAAACTGGACTAGCAACAGTGTCTCGGTTTTAAACAGTCTGCCAAATCAAACCTTAGGTACAGCGGCCGTAAGGTTTAAAGTCGATCAGCAGCAACAAGGTGAGCGTACTCTCGGCCTAATATGGTATCCGGCCGATGATAAGTTGACATTCGACTTATCATTAAAACGGATTCCCGAAAGTATTGTCAACGGTGATGAGCGTCCTACAAAGCGTCTTATGCTCAGGGTAATAATGTCGATTTTCGATATTTTAGGATTCTTATCTCCTTTCACCATTCAGGGTCGTATTATGCTGCAGGATACCTGGCGGTTAAATATAGACTGGAATGATTACATTCCGGATGTTATTTACAACAAGTGGCGAAAATGGATTGACCTACTTAAGGTAATTAGCGACATACGTATACCAAGGTGCTATCAATCAGCTGTTCGCAATCACAACCACGGAGATGACGAGTCTCCACCTGTGCGAGTAAGCGAGACGGCAGATCACCTGAGCGGAGCATCTGCTGGTACCCCGAGCGCGACGTTGCCGCTATCGACGTTTGCGCCTGGCAACGTTGCGCCTACGTCATGCGCTACGAAGGTCTACGAATCCGTAGCAGAGCCTACAAGCGCTACGCGTACGGCAAAGGTAGGTTATAATAACTTACAATTGCATGTGTTTTGTGATAGTAGTACTCGGGCTATGTGTACTGTTGCTTATTGGCGTTGGGAGATAAATGGTCGTATTAAAGTTGCCTTTATTGCCAGTAAATGTAAAGTTATGCCTGTAAAACCATTGACAGTACCTAAGGCCGAGTTACAAGCTGCACTATTAGCCGCAAGGCTGGCTAATACAATAGGTAAGGAGCACAAGATAGTTCCCGAGCGGCGTTACTTTTGGTGCGACAGTTCAACTGTGTTGCATTGGGTGCGTAACAATACGCGCTCATATAAAACGTTCGAAGCGAACCGGTTGGGCGAAATTGATGAGTTATCCCGCGTAGACGAGTggaattatatacctacaaagCTAAATGTAGCGGATTTAGCTACGCGGGAGACTTTCGATTGCGCTCAACTAGATAAATGGTTCGCGGGTCCGAATTTTTTATATGAAGACGTATCCTTGTGGCCAAAAGATGTAATTTTGTCACAGTCAGACGCCGCGTCGCCTGAATGTGTTGCTGTCGTACATGAGGGTTCAATTGGACTGGCTGTACCGGACCCATTGCGGTTTTCTTCTTGGTTACGCTTGAAGCGGGCCACGGCTACGGTACTAGCGTTTATCGACAGATGCAAAGGTCTTCAAGGACAAGTTGATTGCGGTACTATGGAACGAGCTGAAAGATTGCTTATACAGCACGCACAGGCGGAGTCCTTCGGCGAAGATATCGTCACTATTAAAAATGGTAAGCCGTTGCACCGCACCAGTAGATTGGTCTCTCTGTCACCGGTGTTTGACGAACATAGTCTGCTGCGAGTGAGCGGCCGCATAGATGCTGTAACAGACGTACCTATTGATGTTAAAAGGCCGGTAATACTCGATGGTCGGCATCAGGTGAGTAAGTTGATCGTCCGAGATTATCACGTGAAGCTGGCGCACGGGAACCAAGAAACCATAGTTAATGAGGTAAAACAACGGTTCTGGATCTTACGTCTAAGACCAACCGTTAAGTTCATAGCTTCATCCTGTATGCTGTGCAGAATCCGTAAGTGTCAACCGCGTATTCCGCGAATGGGGGACTTACCAAGGGCACGAATGGCACATCATCAGCGTGCATTCTCATACTGCGGTTTAGACCTGTTCGGACCGATGGAGGTCGTCGTGGGACGACGCCGTGAGAAAAGGTATGGAGTTTTGTATACTTGCCTGACGGTGCGCGCGATCCACATTGAGCTAGTCTCCTCTCTGACTTCGGACTCGCTGATAATGTCGCTGCGTCGGATGGCGGCTAGGCGTGGCTGGCCATCACACCTGTTCTCCGATAATGGGACGAACCTGCGTGGCGCCTGTACTGAGTTGCAGCGATCGATGCAGGAACTGAACGCCGAAGAGCTGAAAAGCTACGGTGCCAACAAAGGTATGGAGTGGACTTTTATCCCTCCCGCTAGCCCCCATTGGGGTGGGGCATGGGAGAGGCTAATTCGTAGCGTAAAAACGTCTCTCAAAGTAATTTTAAATGAGCGTGCACCACGGGACGAAGTTTTAAGCACGCTTATGGCGGAAGTCGAGAATATAGTGAACTGTCGTCCCCTGATGCACGTCTCTGTAGAAAATGGAGGTGTGGAATCACTCACACCGAACCATTTCCTTCTTGGCACGTCGTCAAATCTGCCTACTATCGGTTCTTTTGACGGCTCTGATCTGTACCTGCGGAAACACTGGCGTACAGCTCAGCGGCTAACCGATATGTTCTGGCAGAGATGGTTGAAGGAGATCCTACCCGACCTCATACCAAGAAGGAAATGGCACGAGGAAAGGAAGCCGCTGCAAGTCGGCGACCTCGTCCTTGTTGTGGACCCGAACTCTCCCCGCAACATGTGGCCAAAAGGTTTGGTCACTCAAGTGTTTGCCGGTAAGGACGGGCGCATAAGGCTGGTGGAGGTAAAGACCAGGACTGGGACTTGGCGTCGGTCTGCGGCACGCATCGCACCTATCTCTTTAGTTGATTAGTGCTGAGGCAGCACTAGGGTGGGGAGTGTTGGCGATGCGCTCTTTATATCTGTAGCTAGttatgttttacttataaaaatcATTGTCGTGTTAAATTAGACTTTAATAGTTTAGACTTAAGGCTGAAAATTGTTTGTATCATATCTAATGCAACTCGTTGCTATGTGCCGCCAGGCAGTCCGCTGCTGGCCGCGAGCCTATGCACATACGCTCTCGTGACATTTTTTGTAATTGCgtgttttacataatatatcttcGTGTTAGAACCTCGGCCTTTTCTTCATACGAACCCCATACAGTCAAcaacaataaagtgatttactactactactacaattgTAACCGTTATTACTTTAATGACATGTACTTGTATATTTTTGTGTACAATGGAGTGCTTACTACTACTACAGTTATTTTCCATCGCGACTGTATGTACGCACGTACTCGGGCCGGGTAAAGAAGCAACCGAAAGTAATGTTTTATgcataagcaaaataaaaatattaaatgtgcGCAGTACTGCAAATAAGGCGTATAAATATTGCGAGGTTATCACGTAGCAATTTCGGCATATTGGGCGTGCAGTTGCGGCGAGAGGGAGGAGCGGCGCGAGATTCGCATACTGATCGTCTTGGGACTCCAAGCTGCGCCTTAAAATTGTTGATGTTAACAGCAAAGTTTGGTGTTAATTAGGCTCATCATTCTTCTCAGTAGTACAGTCAGCACCAAAAGTAGCGTATCAGACTGCGTCAAAAGTATTCTGCATTCTGTGATAGCTTAACAAAATGAGATGTCTCTAtgtatatgtagaacaattaaatTGTTACAAATACTATTGAAGGCGAATTGTCGAGATAAATCTGTATGTATTTGGAAAAGTAATTAAGGGTGACAGATGCTTTTGAAGCGCTAATACGCTGCTATTGATTCTGACTGGTACATAACTGAGCGGTCGAGTTATAATGTCGATATTGTTACGTCTTATTTTTCGGGGTGTGTTTTATGAACgtatatcatatacatataagtaataatttgtttaatttcaatatgatttttttttcaattcataATGTACCCAACGAATAGGTACTGCTTGTTTTTGCCGTGGAAATGCCTGTGCTAATTGGCTCATCAGACTTCTCATATGTAGTTGAATTGTCGCCTAACAACATCGCAACATCGTTTTATATTTGTCGGGGTGGTTTCAGTAATGTGGaaatacagtcagcagcagaagtattTACTTAAGTGGGTGGGGTTTTCATAATTACCTGCACACATTCTTATTCTCTTAATAATAAAGTTGTGTTAAATTCATTTGGCACAACTTaaccgcttagcaacttctgttgctgactgtacattttattttgttattaccTTATAAATTTTGCAATATTCATGTTCGCATCCTTCTCGTCCTCGGAGCTCGGACCGAGATATACTGGTGTCAATAACCCCCATAGTTGTGGAGGCGCTAATTATTACTGTCGATGTTATCAGTAAAGTTTTGTGCTGATGGGGCTCATCATTCTTCTTGTCGAGGTTGATGTCTTTTGATGCAACTTGTTGTTTTTTCCCGAAGAATATTGAGAggccttataattataatacccaTTTTACAACATCAGTCTGCAGGTAGCATGTTATCATATTTTATGTTAAGGACACTCTCCCTCAATGTAAAACTAGTTTTGTCAATTCCCATAAAATTTCAGtacttattgattttattttactactacTTTTGATTCCCTATTttgaaaaaacaatacaatacaatacaaatattcttcattgctcaccaatatgaaaaataacatgacatacaaattaagcattTAAACTATAGTAGACAACagacggtcttatcgctaaagagcgatctcttccagacaacctaaaCACACAAGCACGCTAAGTACATTGCTTTTATTAG
This DNA window, taken from Cydia strobilella chromosome 4, ilCydStro3.1, whole genome shotgun sequence, encodes the following:
- the LOC134740635 gene encoding uncharacterized protein LOC134740635 → MEIIDKTLDAQLAELDDEEQVYGSQVSRRSYSRSRVENWVENQSNLESQDDLQPAPDNGIINMGELHQQVSHVPPEPGPAPRAATPAPAQAPVPAAPLPPPDGTVMALNNAIQVMADAVKNISTASAPNTSLLSRLSTPKDLPEFSGDYLEWLQFKQAYNESTELCKFTDKENLWRLRKCLRGAAKDAVNALFISATSPEKVMSALELRYGNSECIISRILYDIKKLQPLHQDYHKDIITFSLKVQNYVEAVRAVGQEEHLQGVNIVSIILSKLPTVLISKWSDYSFNLIKDGKKPRLVIMSDFLNEEAVKISTTASTYMATKSESYKHKTSDTNNARNYTILVHGEGSDKKCLFCRTSVHKITDCKQFKRALRKVRWQFVRKNGLCYKCLLSKHERESCRAPACDKDDCGEAHHRLLHYTVNKIEVPLASSSSSGPSSSTTCPTTSASTQQDLESKSVPETLTHINVSDKTVLLKVVRINVHGPTGVFSTTALLDDGSSISLISSKLARRAGLSGRTSTFCTQGAFLGSELVRDSTIVNVNITGIDNKVHNLRVRSVDDLSVPLQSLSVLKCTNFTHLKDIRDKLCTSDSKPEMLIGQDNYHLMLPLQIREGKNNEGYASLTPLGWCAHGKMYVPQGVRPPTQVESNLFISDMEDTTDTSEGLDLLRQIHEEVRLSFKVDTMGVTCAPRQNAQDARAVAQLQQSAELRAGRWHVGLPWKEDHPSMPDSYPSALKRMKGIENKMTKDSGFAERYRERVTHLLQNDYASQLSDTQVRPKTWYLAHFGVDNVNKKRLRLVFDSANKVNGLCLNDFLLTGPDLLSSLFGIMLRFRENKIGVTGDIKDMFLRIKIRVEDQHALRFLWRDNPTDVLKTYVMTSLPFGANCSPFVSQFIKNLNARRFESTMPDAVDAICNSHYVDDYIDSFADETAAIKMVRNINLIHSAGGFEMRNWTSNSVSVLNSLPNQTLGTAAVRFKVDQQQQGERTLGLIWYPADDKLTFDLSLKRIPESIVNGDERPTKRLMLRVIMSIFDILGFLSPFTIQGRIMLQDTWRLNIDWNDYIPDVIYNKWRKWIDLLKVISDIRIPRCYQSAVRNHNHGDDESPPVRVSETADHLSGASAGTPSATLPLSTFAPGNVAPTSCATKVYESVAEPTSATRTAKVGYNNLQLHVFCDSSTRAMCTVAYWRWEINGRIKVAFIASKCKVMPVKPLTVPKAELQAALLAARLANTIGKEHKIVPERRYFWCDSSTVLHWVRNNTRSYKTFEANRLGEIDELSRVDEWNYIPTKLNVADLATRETFDCAQLDKWFAGPNFLYEDVSLWPKDVILSQSDAASPECVAVVHEGSIGLAVPDPLRFSSWLRLKRATATVLAFIDRCKGLQGQVDCGTMERAERLLIQHAQAESFGEDIVTIKNGKPLHRTSRLVSLSPVFDEHSLLRVSGRIDAVTDVPIDVKRPVILDGRHQVSKLIVRDYHVKLAHGNQETIVNEVKQRFWILRLRPTVKFIASSCMLCRIRKCQPRIPRMGDLPRARMAHHQRAFSYCGLDLFGPMEVVVGRRREKRYGVLYTCLTVRAIHIELVSSLTSDSLIMSLRRMAARRGWPSHLFSDNGTNLRGACTELQRSMQELNAEELKSYGANKGMEWTFIPPASPHWGGAWERLIRSVKTSLKVILNERAPRDEVLSTLMAEVENIVNCRPLMHVSVENGGVESLTPNHFLLGTSSNLPTIGSFDGSDLYLRKHWRTAQRLTDMFWQRWLKEILPDLIPRRKWHEERKPLQVGDLVLVVDPNSPRNMWPKGLVTQVFAGKDGRIRLVEVKTRTGTWRRSAARIAPISLVD